The Zingiber officinale cultivar Zhangliang chromosome 2A, Zo_v1.1, whole genome shotgun sequence genomic sequence GGTCCCCCTGGGACGACCTGATGTGCCTCGACCTCATACCGGCTTTCGATCAGGTACGACCCATCCCATCTATCCGCACTAGTAGCAGTTCTCTTCGTTTTCTTGCAAAGCCGCTTCCTTGTGTTTCTGAATCAGCTCGGGAGATCTAAATTCCAATTATTTTGGCTCTATTTAGCTCCTTGTAGCTTAAATATCGCCTCCTCCAACAGTTAGGGTTTTCTATTCCTTGGCTCCCAACTTTCTCCTAAAGCTGGGATTCGTTGAACCCTAATGTCGAGGGCAGCAGAGGAGTCAGATTCCCCGAAGAGAATCCTCTCCTCTCTCCGCATCCACTGCGCGACTAATTACTTGCGGTTCCTTcgcatttatggatttgataaaGAAAACCCTAGTTACTCCTGATCGATCTCAATATTGCCGAGAACTCGCGCAGCTTTTCCAATCTTATTCCTGAGACGTTTTCTCTGCTTCTTTGTGGATCTCTGCTGCTGGTTCGATGCGGAGCCGTTTCGATTCGACCTAAAATAATCCGATTATTGgcaggaggaggaagaagacggCGAGGGCATTATGGGGAATGCAGTGAGAGCGGAAGCGGGAGAGGACAAGGGCATTACCGGAAATCGCTTCAAAAACGAGGCTGCGGCCACCGCCAGTGCTGAATGGTATGCTTTGCCCTGACCTAACCCTCGACCTCTCTTGTTCCTCTACTCCAAAAGCAATTTTCCTTCATATTTTCTTGCAGCGAGGAACCAAGGAAGAAGGCCGGGAAgattagaaagaagaaaaagaaaaagaagaagaagaagaaggagaatgtaGTTGCGGTAGTTGAGGAGGACGAGGAGGGGACTGGTGGGAGCTGCAAGAAGAGCGACGGAAGGGGATGGCGCTGCAAACGGCCGGCTCAACACCCGCATTCCCTCTGCAGTTACCATCTCGCGCAGCTCCGATCATACAATGCCAGCAAGGTCGCAGCTGAGGCAAGCAGGGAAGGCCACGCCGGGACTGGGAGAAAGAAGAAGACTGACGTATCCGATGCCGCCGCCGCCACCGATGACTCTGACTTTTACTATTACTATTCCGGCTTCAACCCTTGGCGTGGGAAGACTAGATGCAGCTGCCGAAGTAGCAATATCATCAGTGGCGCTCGTGGTTTTGCTCTCGATAAAAATGACCGCAACAGCGAAGATGGAGAGGATAACAGGATTGTGCACGACGTCTCAGCGATTGCTGGCGAGGATGAAGAGGAGGACAGCGGCGACGACGTGAACAATATTGTAGAATGCGGAGGCGGTGACGCCGAAGGAGGTAACGCATCGAGGAACACCAATAATCGCGGCAATTATAAGAGCTACAGGAAGAGAGGTAGGAAGAGGATGAAAGCTCGATCGCTCAAGTCTTTGCTTTGATCGATCATGTTGTGCTGCTCGATTTTGCAGTCGTTTTGTGTCTTGTATTCTGCTAAAGTGGACGTGCAAATATAGTTGCGTGCGTAAAAATATGCTTGCATGTGTCCGCTTGTTTTGCACATGTGATTGATTAAGCTGTGGCTCGAGTTGGACGAGCATCAACCAACTCATGGGCCAGGCCCAGAGAAGGCTGTAAGATTGAACTATATCGGAGCCCATTTCTCGCTGAATATGGTCGCCCAAACCAAAACCTGCTCATATAAATTATGTTTGTATTTTCGAGGAATCTTTTATATAAATCAAATATCTTCTTTGCTCGCAGTGAGATAGGATTGTTACGTTAAAACTCGGTCTCTGTCGAGAACATTCAATTAACATTTTGAAGATAGACTAAAATTCTTCAGAACATGAGACCCACAAGACTCGGGTTTCTAGTACAGGCATGGATAGGGCTGAACATGATTTTAGATAATAAAAGGAACCATCTTTGCCGAACGTTTGCATTAATATCATGTCATCTGTACAAACATCATCATCCCTTCAACGAATTGCTTTCTTGCTGGAGGGGAGCCCTTAAAATGCATTTTGTTCAACAGACTCCCTTGAAATCAGACTACCTTTTGGTTTCTTCTTAAATCAATCACAATTACACTTGTGTCATGGACGCTATTCCATGTCAGTGCAAACCCTGCCAAAAGTGCAGCTGCGAGAGAGCATCGACACTGGATGTTTATTCTTTCTCTGGACCACCAACGTCGTGAGAACCCTCTGCCAGACACCGTCGACCCACGTTGCATGCCACCTCTTAGAGCATCTTCACTGCCCAGTTTgtgaaaggtttttaaaataaaaaaaaaaaactgaataaaAAAACTTGAATCATTGTAAATATGATATTTGAGGTTTATAGTTCAACAGCAATAATGAAAACTTAAACATGCTCTTTTGTATTGAAATTGATGTATATGCATGGAACCATGCAACTACATGCTATAAATTATATCATAAAAAAACTCACTTGAAGCTTAAACCATTAGGGATGTTTCAATGAGGTTTTATAATATTGACATAGCATAttgaaatcataaaaaaaaactcatttagagCTTTAACGATTGGAGACGCCCGTAACCACTCATGTTCAGCAGTTCTATCCAACCGATCTCTGGTTCCGATGTCACAACGGCTTTCAGGTACTTGTCTCCTAATGCAGCAAATCAAAAACATACAAGGAAATTGATGAAATGAGTTAAACAGGCAGTCGACGTGTGAAGAACTTACACATAAGTTCACATGTGATGCAGATAAATTGGTAATGATGCATTAACAAAACGATTAAAATCCATTGCATTCCAGATGTCTCAAAACTGAAACTGAGTACAGCAAAGCAAGTAGAATCTCCGCCTCAATTCTTGAATTCAGCAATTGCTATTGGGTTTGCTGAGCCAAATCTAATATCAAGCTCGGTTATAGCTAATTGTTGTTGGGTTCACTGAGCCAAATCTAATATAATATCAAGCTCGGTTATATCTAATTGTTGTTGGGTTCACTGAGCCAAATCTAATATAATATCAAGCTCGGTTATATCTAATTGTTGTTGGGTTCACTGAGCCAAATCTAATATCAAGCTCGGTTATAGCTAATTGTTATTGGGTTCACTGAGCCAAATCTAATATCAAGCTCGGTTATAGCTAATTGTTATtgtgaattttcataatttcaaTATTGTAATGGCTGAAATTACATGACATTAGGAATTTTTCACCAGTTGTGCTTTTCAGAGTTCAAAAGATGCTACGGGGTTTGTTTGAACACGGTGAAAGACTAAGAGTCAGACAAAAAATGAAAAACATTTTAATGTCTAAGAAGCACAAGtgatgaatttttttttcctatcAATATTGAAAGATAACCACATTTGTTTCTCTCATATAGTATATACTTGAATTATGTGATTATCTCTCTGATTGTAAATTTATGTCAAACTATATTAATTACTTTTTATCTTTTGTTACATTTGTACTATTCTACCATAAAAAATGAAAATTCCATTGTATAAACTTGTGGTAGAGATTATTCTACATTCTAGAGATACTAAATTTGGATCTACTTGTCTAGAATCATGACAATAGCACCTAGAAACTAACGCTAAATCGGCCTTCAAACCCGTCTAGAGGTATTCGAGGCCCTTGTGAAATTAGAGATTAAAGAATGATAGGGAGAAAATGTAGGCAAAAAAAAGTTAGTACCATCAGATTAAGGCTTAGGAATAAGGTTGTGCATACTGTGGTCAATAAGATTTTTCATTTGCCAAAAAACTAAAGGCATCTCTCATGGTGGCAACTTatttcattagattcatctaagaGGCACGTATAAAGTTATAGATGGTATACTTCAAAGGAAAATATAAGAATATTCCAAAGTCTTGTGGATGACTCAACTAAAGTTAAAGAAATCTCAAAATGATTACGTACATATATTTATTACTGTGTTACTTGATATATTTGATGCCTTTGGGGAGACTCTTCTAATTGGTAGAGGTGAATTCACTTCCAAGAGGTTATGAGTGAAGCTATTGTTGGTGTTGGAAGCGCGGGATAATCAAACCTGATTTTGATAGTAGCAAAgacttcaaagttaagttgtattGTGACCTAACGAGCTTGACTAAatatgcaggaaagtcctaggTGAGTCCTGGTCGAGTAGATTGGGCGAAGACTGGGCAAAGAAGTCTTAGTCGAGTGGACTGACCAGAAGTTTTGGCAGACCGAGGACACTAGGCGGGAAGCTCCAGGATCGCAGATATTAGGCATAAGTCAGGCGGGTCAAGGATCGAACGTCTAGCGAGAAGTTTCAAAAGTCAAGATCgaatgccgagcaaaagtccaaacaagtcaggAGGACCAAACGTTTAGCAACatgtaaactctcttgagaggagtaaaTGAAGACGCGTTCCTCAttaagagaacagtaggcgtcagtccgaCCTAGCAAAATTTAAAAGACCGGACAATCCCGATACTGTCTAAATGTTTTATACTTATATTTCATATTATGtctgttgtgctaactctataaTGCAAGAAATTAAAGTTGGAGTTAAAGAATTCCATGCGCCTGGAAAGGATGGAAGTGCCTGGAGGTTCGAGCGACCAATGGCCCGAATCTAGCCACTCGAGTAGTTGAGTTGGCATACCCTAGTTGGTTGGCACATGTCAGCTTCCAGACACCCAGGAGTGGTCTAGGCGCTTGGGAAGGGATAAAGGTGACTTGGATAGAGGTTTACCGAGGTGCAGCCACATCAGcaacccaggcgcccggaagggatctagacACTCGGAGTTGGATAAGTCAGCAACGAAGGAGGATCAGATAGGCCTCAGTGAAGGCGCCCAGAGCTAGTCCAAGAGCCtagaaaaaaggtagatccgctaccttagcgaccCCCCTAGTCCAACAAAAATACTGTACGGACCTTGGACTAGCAGTCATCGGGCTATGAATCAAGTAAAAAAGACAGTGTCTTAGTATTGTTTTTGTGTTCATTTAATGCCGCTGTGTTTATCTCTCGTGTTTTCCGAAAAAGCGAAACACGTTAAATAGTGTAAGTAGAAAGGAATAGTCATGGGCGCCAAGATCATCATAATACAAATCTTAATACAAGCCTAATTATTTAAAGGATATTAATTGCTACAATTTTAAGACATACAATGACATCATAAGATTTTATCTAAGAAAAAAAGATAGACAATTAGGCAATGTATTGACAATCAAAATCCAAGTACACTAAAAGTAATTACTTTTAGTAATGtcacattttaacttaacttttaaTTGAAATTTATTATTAAAGTAGGCCATCTACAATCGATTGATGGTCATAAGGTTTTATCGATGTCGTGGAGTTTCACGTTGATCTATAGTGCCAAGTATCTAGTGGTTCACAACACTACTAACTGtaagaccgttgggccggctagaagagggttgaatagccctgagtaaaacacaaccctttctcgaacgattAACCTAACACTTGACAAATAGAttaagaagaaaataaagcataaagacgaggcaccggatttgacgtcgttacaaccggggaggttgttaattcaaggaagatggtcgcactaagaactccttcaggcggagaagcctcgtttacagtacTGTAGGCACAGAAAGAGAGAAACTAAtctaagcagtggaagcacagaAAGAGATAAGCTAATCtaagcaatggaagcacacaagtgttgtaacaatttctgaactgatgaaaagcttttggaccaaagctatatttatagccttggtcagggtgcctggaaagggttccgggcgccctgaggggataaaacttgatccccaacgttcagatcgcgtttgacacgATTTG encodes the following:
- the LOC122043619 gene encoding uncharacterized protein LOC122043619; this translates as MSIGMIRLLVRSPENFGCLQPEGEGCRPDLSSDDVRSGNERLGEDLRTGDQEDPPPCSTSGKVPATSSSGGEDDYKPHRRRVVCEEQREEKGSRASPRKCPEQEKGSLRSRHHLFVSSALGGGGRPTPAARAYFRWESAMRIRKCAARLLGTVSTSFSSSPSPLPRPPSQQSLESNVAFSPDATVAILCELNRSPWDDLMCLDLIPAFDQEEEEDGEGIMGNAVRAEAGEDKGITGNRFKNEAAATASAECEEPRKKAGKIRKKKKKKKKKKKENVVAVVEEDEEGTGGSCKKSDGRGWRCKRPAQHPHSLCSYHLAQLRSYNASKVAAEASREGHAGTGRKKKTDVSDAAAATDDSDFYYYYSGFNPWRGKTRCSCRSSNIISGARGFALDKNDRNSEDGEDNRIVHDVSAIAGEDEEEDSGDDVNNIVECGGGDAEGGNASRNTNNRGNYKSYRKRGRKRMKARSLKSLL